The genomic stretch CGCAAATGAGGCAAACCTGATCATCGCGCGCGGCGGCGACGGCGACCTTGGCATCATGGCCGGGCATACGCCTGTTGTCACCACCTTGAAGATCAGCTCCCTCCGCGTGAAAACAGATCAGGGGGAAGATGTGATCTCCGTCGCCGGTGGCTTCTTAGAAGTCAAACCGGGGCAGGTATCTGTGCTCGCTGAATCGGCAGAGCTGCCTGAGGAGATCGACATCGACCGTGCAACGCGTGCCAAAGAGCGCGCGGAACGCCGTCTGGCGGAACGTGCGGAATCTCTTGACTATGCTCGTGCGGAAATTGCTCTTGAGCGTGCGATCAACCGGATCCGAGTGGCGACTACTAAAAACAATCGCTAATGGCTTGTAGGTGAAGCTCCACACGGTTACGTGTGGAGCTTTGCTGTTTAATACCCTGTTTTGAGTAAAAACGGGTAGAATTGGCAAAGGCTAATGGTGCATCTGTTTCTTTACCTGTACTTGCGGTTGAAGCTTGGTTTTACATGGCATCCTGACTTTGTTATAATGTTGGGGGCAAAACTGTGAAATCTTTTTGAAGATGGAGGGGCTAGTATGGTCTCGTATTGGAACAGCTACGTATTTATCTCTCTGTTCCTCTTGTTAGGCTTGTTGCTCCCAATCGGAGCCTTGTGGGTTGCCGGACCGTTGTTGCGTCCGAAAAATCCTACGCCGGAGAAGCTCACGACCTACGAGTCCGGCGTCGAGCCGTTTGGCGAAGCGCACGTCCGCTATAACGTCCGCTACTATCTGTTTGCACTTATGTTCGTAGTGTTTGACGTGGAAATTATGTACCTGTATCCATGGGCTGTCTCGTTCGATAGTCTCGGCTTGTTCGGTCTTGTTGAAATGCTGATCTTCCTCGGCCTTGTAGTCTTGGGGCTTCTCTATGCCTGGAAAAAGAAGGTGTTGGAATGGAAATGACAAAGGACAACAACCAACAGCCTGCTTACATGCAGTTTGAGGGCTTCACGGAAGAGGAGTCCCAAGAGCTGTCCAAGGCGGGCATCATCATCGGCACGTTGGAACAGATCAAAGGGTGGGCGCGCTCGAACTCGCTGTGGCCGCTTACCTTTGCAACCGCTTGCTGTGGCATTGAAATGATGGGCACCGGTGCGGCTAACTACGACCTTGACCGCTTCGGGATTATTTTCCGTGCCTCGCCGCGTCAGGCGGACTGCATCATCATCGCTGGCACGATCACCAAGAAGATGGCTCCGGTCCTGAAGCGTCTTTACGATCAGATGCCGGAACCGAAGTGGGTGGTCGCGATGGGCTCCTGCGCGACTGCAGGCGGTCCGTACGTTCGCGGTTACTCGGTCGTCAAAGGTGCAGACCAAGTCATCCCGGTAGACGTCTACATCCCGGGTTGCCCGCCGTCTCCGCCTGCTCTGATTTACGGGCTGAACAAACTCCAGGATAAGATCCGTTTGGAAGCCAAAGGGAAGAAGGTGCGATAGATGAGCGAAGAAACCAAAGCGCCTGAAGCGACCAAAGCTGCGGCACCTCAAGCGGCAGAAGAAACGCCTGAGCCTGTTGACCCGCGCATCGAGTCGGCCACAGCCAAGCTTGAATTGCTCAAAGGCAAGATCACAGCTCAGTTTGGGGCAGATGTGATCGAAGAAGCGTTTTTGGCGAAATTCCAACCCAGCTTCGTCATCAAAAACGAAAGCTGGCCGGCAGTCGTTGAGTATCTGAAAGTGACGGACGAACTCAGTTTCGTCTATCCGGAAGCGATGGCAGGCACCGACCATATGGCCAAAGGCTATTGTGAAGTCTACCTGTACGTGCATTCCTTCGTGCTCGACATGGATGTAGCGCTGAAAGTGCGTACGCCGCGCGATGAGGCAGCGATCCCTTCGGTCGCGCACATCTTCAGCGGTGTGAACTGGGAAGAACGGGAGATTTTCGACCTTGTCGGCATCAAATTCCCGGGGCATCCGGACATGCGCAGAATCATGCTTGAAGACCACTGGCAAGGACACCCACTGCGCAAAGATTACGTTGTGATGGACTAGGGGGAAAGGAAAGCGATGGCTGAAATTCGCACTGAAGAACTCTTAATGAACATCGGTCCTCAGCACCCTAGTACGCACGGCGTACTGCGTGTTGTGGTCAAGGTGGACGGCGAGATCATCCGCGATGCGGAACCGGTGGTCGGCTACCTGCACCGTGGGACTGAAAAGTTGGCGGAAGATCTGCAATATACACAGATCATTCCGTACACCGACCGCATGGATTACCTGGGTTCGATGCTCAACAACCATGCGATCGTCAACGCGGTTGAGAAAGCGATGGATCTGGAAGTACCGGAGCGCGCCGAGCACTTGCGCGTTATCGTCGTCGAACTGAACCGAATTGCTTCACACTTGGTGTTTCTCGGCACCTACCTGCTCGACTTGGGCGCGATGAGCCCGTTCTTGTATGCGTTTGCGAACCGTGAAAAGATCATCGATCTGTTCAACCGC from Tumebacillus algifaecis encodes the following:
- a CDS encoding NuoB/complex I 20 kDa subunit family protein; this translates as MQFEGFTEEESQELSKAGIIIGTLEQIKGWARSNSLWPLTFATACCGIEMMGTGAANYDLDRFGIIFRASPRQADCIIIAGTITKKMAPVLKRLYDQMPEPKWVVAMGSCATAGGPYVRGYSVVKGADQVIPVDVYIPGCPPSPPALIYGLNKLQDKIRLEAKGKKVR
- a CDS encoding NADH-quinone oxidoreductase subunit C is translated as MSEETKAPEATKAAAPQAAEETPEPVDPRIESATAKLELLKGKITAQFGADVIEEAFLAKFQPSFVIKNESWPAVVEYLKVTDELSFVYPEAMAGTDHMAKGYCEVYLYVHSFVLDMDVALKVRTPRDEAAIPSVAHIFSGVNWEEREIFDLVGIKFPGHPDMRRIMLEDHWQGHPLRKDYVVMD
- a CDS encoding F0F1 ATP synthase subunit epsilon, giving the protein MNKMPIEIVTPERKVYANEANLIIARGGDGDLGIMAGHTPVVTTLKISSLRVKTDQGEDVISVAGGFLEVKPGQVSVLAESAELPEEIDIDRATRAKERAERRLAERAESLDYARAEIALERAINRIRVATTKNNR
- a CDS encoding NADH-quinone oxidoreductase subunit A, translated to MVSYWNSYVFISLFLLLGLLLPIGALWVAGPLLRPKNPTPEKLTTYESGVEPFGEAHVRYNVRYYLFALMFVVFDVEIMYLYPWAVSFDSLGLFGLVEMLIFLGLVVLGLLYAWKKKVLEWK